In Plasmodium malariae genome assembly, chromosome: 11, the following proteins share a genomic window:
- the PmUG01_11031900 gene encoding proteasome subunit alpha type-7, putative, whose product MSYDRAITVFSPDGHLLQVEHALEAVKKGGCAVAIKSTNFAVLAVEKKNIPKLQNPRTTEKLIKLDEHNCLAFAGLNADARVLVNKTRLECQRYYLNMDEPAPVDYIAKYVAKIQQKFTHRGGVRPFGIATLIAGFKNNKEICIYQTEPSGIYASWKAQAIGKNAKVVQEFLEKNYHENMEKNECLLLALKAIFEVVELSSKNVEVALLTEDALNFIDEQQINSLVEVIDNERTKKISQNE is encoded by the exons ATGAGTTACGATAGAGCCATAACAGTTTTCAGCCCAGATGGTCATTTATTACAAGTAGAGCATGCCCTAGAAGCAGTTAAAAAAGGAGGGTGTGCAGTTGCAATAAAAAGCACAAATTTCGCTGTTTTAGCtgttgaaaaaaagaatattccAAAATTGCAAAATCCAAGGACAACGGAAAAATTGATTAAACTTGATGAACATAATTGTTTGGCTTTTGCTGGATTAAATGCGGACGCAAGGGTTTTAGTAAATAAG ACCCGTCTAGAGTGCCAACGATATTATTTGAACATGGATGAACCTGCCCCTGTTGATTATATTGCTAAATATGTGGCAAAAATTCAACAAAAATTTACTCATAGAGGTGGCGTAAGACCATTTGGAATAGCAACTCTAATAGCAggatttaaaaataacaaagaaatttgtatttatcaAACAGAACCTAGTGGCATTTATGCATCATGGAAAGCTCAAGCTATTGGAAAAAATGCAAAGGTTGTACAggaatttttagaaaaaaattatcatgaaaatatggaaaaaaatgaatgccTTCTTTTAGCACTAAAGGCTATATTTGAG GTTGTTGAATTAAGCAGTAAAAATGTAGAAGTTGCTCTACTTACAGAAGACgcattaaattttattgatGAACAACAAATTAATTCATTG gtGGAAGTTATTGATAATGAAAGAACAAAGAAGATCTCCCAAAACGAATAA
- the PmUG01_11032000 gene encoding proteasome subunit alpha type-4, putative: protein MARRYDSRTTTFSPEGRLYQVEYALEAINNASITIGIITDEGVILGADKVFISKLIDKANNFEKIYKIDNHIFCGVAGLNADANILINQSRLYTQRYLYNYNDIEPVSQLVVQICDIKQSYTQYGGLRPYGVSFLIAGYDMKEGYQLYHTDPSGNYSGWFATAIGTNNLTASSILKQEWKKNMTLQEGLLLALKSLAKSTDSEVPKSEKIELAYLSNKDGEFIQKYLTEKEIADLIKIYTEKCVKE from the exons ATGGCAAGAAGATATGATAGCAGAACAACTACATTTTCACCTGAAGGAAGATTATATCAAGTGGAATACGCCTTAGAGGCAATAAATAATGCAAGTATAACCATAGGAATAATTACAGATGAAGGAGTAATATTAGGAGCAGATAAAGTTTTTATATCCAAACTTATTGATAAAGctaataattttgaaaagatttataaaattgataatcatatattttgtgGAGTAGCAGGCTTAAATGCAGAcgcaaatattttaataaaccAGTCAAGATTATACACGCaaagatatttatataattataatgatatTGAGCCTGTATCCCAGTTAGTTGTTCAAATATGTGATATAAAACAAAGTTATACTCAGTATGGTGGGTTAAGACCATATGGAGTGAGTTTTTTAATTGCCGGTTATGATATGAAAGAGGGTTATCAACTTTATCATACGGATCCTAGTGGAAATTACTCTGGGTGGTTTGCCACAGCCATTGGTACAAATAACCTTACAGCTAGTTCCATTCTCAAACAG gaatggaaaaaaaatatgaccCTGCAAGAAGGTTTACTGTTAGCCCTAAAATCACTAGCCAAGAGTACAGATAGTGAAGTGCctaaaagtgaaaaaatcGAATTAGCCTATTTATCAAACAAAGATGGAgaatttattcaaaaatatttaacagaaaaagaaatagcaGATTTGATTAAGATATATACAGAAAAATGTGTCAAAGAATGA
- the ROMO1 gene encoding reactive oxygen species modulator 1, putative, translating to MNWFRKKDSSENKKVKSEYDDYVAPPPFSNYLASAPEKPKSVKEDKLTEFKGFTAPPKFEFKEDTSYNNKYDEDFSKYTSSNIIDSSFYDDKPNFFDFNLSHRTRACLESVKMGIKMGTMVGGIFGSLTGLYASIAHKNLFIFPVSVIGGAISFGFFLGCGMIVRC from the coding sequence ATGAATTGGTTTCGAAAGAAAGATTcaagtgaaaataaaaaagtaaagtcAGAGTATGACGATTATGTAGCTCCACCCCCCTTTAGCAATTATTTAGCATCTGCACCTGAAAAACCAAAATCTGTAAAAGAGGATAAATTAACAGAATTTAAGGGGTTTACTGCACCTCCCAAATTTGAATTTAAAGAAGATAcctcatataataataagtatGATGAagatttttcaaaatatacaaGTAGTAATATTATAGACTCCTCTTTTTATGATGATAAACCAAATTTCTTTGATTTTAATTTAAGTCATAGAACAAGAGCATGTTTAGAAAGTGTAAAAATGGGAATAAAAATGGGAACAATGGTTGGTGGTATTTTTGGTAGCTTGACAGGTTTATATGCTTCCATTGctcataaaaatttgttcatttttccCGTTTCAGTAATAGGTGGAGCAATTAGTTTTGGATTCTTCTTAGGGTGTGGAATGATTGTGCGTTGCTAA
- the ERD2 gene encoding ER lumen protein retaining receptor, putative, producing the protein MNIFRLTGDILHLVSMYILIMKLKKSKNCIGISCRMQELYLIVFLCRYIDLFFVFVSFYNTVMKITFILTIAYTIYLIRFKLPISQTYNRKVDNFKSELYLIPPCLVLSLLTCRTYNLYNILWSFSIWLESVAILPQLVLLEKQREVENITSHYVITMGLYRAFYILNWIYRYFFDEKPYINVVGWIGGLIQTLLYIDFFYYFALAKWYGKKLVLPFNGEV; encoded by the exons ATGAACATATTCAGACTGACAGGTGATATCCTTCATTTagtaagtatgtatatacttattatGAAGTTAAAGAAGTCAAAAAATTGTATAGGTATATCGTGTCGTATGCAAGAACTGTACTTAATAGTGTTTCTATGCAG ATATATAGATCTATTTTTCGTGTTTGTAAGTTTTTACAATACTGTAATGAAAATAACGTTTATATTGACCATAGCATACACCATATACTTAATAAGATTTAAGTTACCTATTTCACAAACGTATAATAGAAAAGTAGATAACTTCAAAAGTGAACTATATTTAATTCCACCTTGCTTAg TGTTAAGCCTATTAACGTGTAGGACATACAATCTGTATAACATCCTTTGGTCTTTCTCCATATGGCTAGAGAGTGTTGCTATATTACCGCAATTGGTATTATTAGAAAAACAAAGAGAAGTAGAAAACATAACATCTCATTATGTCATTACAATGGGTTTGTATAGagcattttatattttgaattggatatatagatatttttttgatgaaAAACCGTATATAAATGTTGTTGGATGGATAGGAGGATTAATTCAAACTTTGTTAtatattgattttttttattattttgctcTTGCGAAATGgtatggaaaaaaattagttttgCCATTTAATGGTGAAGTTTAA
- the TFB4 gene encoding RNA polymerase II transcription factor B subunit 4, putative, whose translation MHKNEVDTKGQVLKEDKLVRNHLILVIDVNFLIWCEGLKIKFDKNNIKILKLSEFFKCVFQFIRFYCLMNSSERICIIATCSENCKIIYENYISYAKNNLSENDYCNNAYDNLINYINDNECDKMTESNLSAALAVALCYNNRICNIYEHINTRIFLLDISRSHFYTNQYTQLMNIAYNAKRNNIIIDVFSLNDKTQILEQICNITNGLYIDNNIFLNVNCNDNIEDILTQTIIFWFLPSNNSRKYFSNTYLNEDTNIAVCSCHNKQVDIAYICSCCLAIYCSAKDIKTEKDRTSCSLCKTRFTKALLRNKIVSDLDFTAM comes from the coding sequence ATGCACAAGAATGAAGTAGACACAAAAGGACAAGTTTTAAAAGAGGACAAGTTAGTACGAAACCACTTAATTTTAGTAATAGACGTAAATTTCTTAATATGGTGTGAaggattaaaaataaagtttgataagaacaatattaaaatattaaaactgtcggaattttttaaatgtgtaTTTCAATTTATAAGATTTTATTGTCTTATGAACAGTTCAGAaagaatatgtataataGCTACCTGTTCAGAAAactgtaaaataatttatgaaaattatatatcttatgCAAAAAACAATTTATCAGAAAATGATTATTGTAATAATGCATatgataatttaataaattatattaatgataacGAATGTGATAAAATGACTGAAAGTAATTTATCTGCTGCTTTAGCAGTGGCACTATGTTATAATAACAgaatttgtaatatatatgaacatattaaTACACGAATATTTTTACTAGATATATCCAGAAGTCATTTTTATACAAATCAGTACACACAATTAATGAACATAGCCTATAAtgcaaaaagaaataatattattattgatgTTTTTTCTCTTAATGATAAAACACAAATACTTGAAcaaatttgtaatattacGAATGGTTTGTATATagacaataatatttttttaaatgttaacTGTAATGATAATATAGAAGATATATTAACACAGACTATTATATTTTGGTTTCTTCCTTCAAATAATTCAAGGAAATATTTCTCAAACActtatttaaatgaagatACGAATATTGCTGTTTGTTCTTGTCATAACAAGCAAGTAGATATAgcatatatttgttcatGTTGTCTAGCTATTTACTGTTCTGCAAAAGATATTAAAACGGAAAAGGACAGGACTTCCTGTTCCCTTTGTAAAACCAGATTCACCAAAGCACTCTTAAGAAACAAAATCGTCTCCGACTTGGACTTTACAGCTATGTAA
- the PmUG01_11032400 gene encoding Ran-binding protein, putative, with the protein MTEEMPSKSKNFKENYAEEHYYNNEKTKFKNYYRREDYEGDRRERNERSERNERVERVGRAEVVERAERANISENIAYYDKNNKNMPRDNFSKNDYQRSKDRSYSNKYDRNRSHVDKYERPYHKCNEEEYYDNKRSIRRYDERTSVRIRAEKTYNSKNDTDYYEKRNSNKSPDFEGDSHKKARYNYSNNMNNSINSNSNNNNNNNSNNNNNNNNNSNNNNNNNRNNNNNSNNNNNSNNNNNSNSTVSKSLSKKYENKIYSKYRQDEGRRGSRNGAKNSDSEHSTRSNDEKYITHRRKKYRLNDYNNINYNRSNYNSSKCNIGNYNYNHHYSNNNYYYDEEDENKETGTYEHTSMMNAKKILNINDILEKKINIELSRFVFMYKIVEDITEDEIDEIIRNIAINNAFSLPVNIFINKLSYFSIKDDLFVRENLEFLKNNSYFNNIQYNILSTQIENKINDDQCCIIEFPSNEASGKLFSLFEKNDCLIEIRNNNSYIFPLFKLKKKGKNIEEKQQALKKFYDWYCSSCNFLNFSRRPTCFFCKAAKTSDAQIVENEAKGINPFLKNNFSCQDSSGYMNDMFNLNLDSKNFDNFAVDTHTGGEGVYANDNMNSLKNLSGNYEDITAGDSNKRSHIGSSVAGNIGSSVAGNIGSRVTGNIGSRVTGNMGSNINSNNSSDSRFSKQKGLHNTKSDMCLSDNYSNSYNNNIYSYNPIFHNIENNIENYETTIKAILQDEDKTNMLILKDIDGNISHKDIIKFLNEIFEKRNVDYIYLFNDIKGSNKRKGFCFIEFNNLKAIEKMMKELEGNYYISFQNNYLKIDYIKEKEKECFFQCINLAKLNINKSSAITGKNVIPYFNFFVNYIDAIANINLMNYTYFLTWSSQIIIFKNERPALTEFFFDYNSQYYYHPVYQIYFDNNTNFYMSLSKGYYMWNEKAKCLTRFYLENEQAAYDKNNNNESTTVQNNLQTHDEQLGKPDQAKGKEQEEDNLIISNSIVSGQVLSGKNVDNHNLCGKSMNGQNFSGENMNDQNFCDKNMNGQNFCDKNMNSQSENTILTKVSNLVEKAKIIALASKKNMEQMNMNETSGSNLEKKSKEIIKKHFSTDSADEENDFSDKEELQKKGLHGNLYNINRQLYKEQKSNNNSKCNSNDHSNSNSNSNSNSNSNSNSNSNNNNNDNNDNSKYVSKSNSCNENSFKTDTTRGDGKLYNHTMLARNLNKSSTNNNNIDINEINNANDKVGKSDSFNQLSNNDCNLNICFVCLRKFVNADLLQRHVDTSALHKKNLEAVMNIVTVT; encoded by the coding sequence ATGACTGAGGAAATGCCAtcgaaaagtaaaaattttaaagaaaattatgcagaagaacattattataacaacgaaaaaacaaaatttaaaaactaTTATAGGAGAGAGGATTATGAAGGGGACAGAAGAGAAAGAAATGAGAGGAGTGAAAGAAATGAAAGAGTAGAAAGAGTAGGAAGAGCAGAAGTAGTTGAAAGAGCCGAACGAGCAAATATATCCGAAAACATAGCATATTAcgataagaataataaaaacatgcCAAGAGATAATTTTAGTAAGAACGATTATCAAAGGAGCAAAGATAGGAGCTATAGTAACAAGTATGACAGAAATAGAAGCCACGTCGACAAGTATGAAAGACCATATCACAAGTGTAATGAAGAAGAATATTATGACAATAAAAGAAGTATAAGAAGATATGACGAAAGAACAAGCGTTCGCATAAGGGCAGAGAAAAcatataatagtaaaaatgatacggattattatgaaaaacgTAACAGTAATAAAAGTCCAGATTTTGAGGGGGATAGCCATAAAAAGGCTAGATACAATTATAGTAACAACATGAATAATAGCAttaacagtaacagtaacaacaacaataacaataacagtaacaacaacaataacaataacaataacagtaacaacaacaataacaataacaggaacaacaacaataacagtaacaacaacaataacagtaacaacaacaataacagtaacagtacTGTGAGCAAAAGTTTGAGtaagaaatatgaaaataaaatatattcgaAATATAGACAAGATGAGGGACGAAGAGGCTCACGCAATGGTGCAAAAAATAGTGACAGTGAACATTCGACTCGAtcaaatgatgaaaaatatattacgcACAGACGAAAGAAATATAGAttaaatgattataataatattaattataatagaagtaattataatagtagtaaatgtaatattggtaattataattataaccaccattatagtaataacaattattattatgatgaGGAAGACGAGAATAAGGAGACTGGTACATATGAGCATACCAGTATGATGAatgctaaaaaaatattaaacataaatgatattttagaaaagaaaataaatattgaatTATCGAGatttgtatttatgtacaaaatAGTAGAAGATATAACTGAAGATGAGATTGATGAAATAATTCGAAATATAGCAATTAATAATGCTTTTTCCTTGcctgttaatatttttataaataaattatcatatttttctataaaagATGATTTATTTGTAAGGGAAAATTtggaatttttaaaaaacaattcctattttaataatatacaatataatatattaagtactcaaattgaaaacaaaattaatgatGATCAGTGCTGTATAATTGAATTTCCATCCAATGAAGCATCTGGAAaacttttttctctttttgaaaaaaatgattgcTTAATTGaaataagaaataacaattcatatatattcccattatttaaattaaaaaaaaaaggtaaaaatataGAGGAAAAACAGCaggcattaaaaaaattttatgactGGTATTGTTCttcatgtaattttttaaatttttctcgACGCCCAACTTGCTTTTTTTGTAAAGCTGCTAAAACAAGTGATGCACAAATTGTAGAGAATGAAGCAAAGGGAAtaaatccttttttaaaaaataattttagttGTCAAGATAGTAGTGGCTACATGAATGATATGTTCAATTTAAATCTGGActcaaaaaattttgataattttgCAGTAGACACCCATACAGGAGGGGAGGGGGTTTATGCGAATGATAACATGAACagcttaaaaaatttgagtGGCAACTATGAGGATATAACTGCGGGGGACAGTAATAAGAGGAGTCATATTGGTAGTAGCGTAGCAGGTAATATCGGCAGCAGCGTAGCAGGTAATATCGGCAGTAGAGTAACAGGTAATATCGGCAGTAGAGTAACAGGTAACATGGGCAGTAACATCAATAGTAACAACAGTAGTGATTCACGTTTTAGCAAGCAGAAAGGCTTGCACAACACGAAAAGCGACATGTGTTTAAGTGATAATTACAGCAATAGTTATAACAACAATATTTACTCGTATAATCCTATATTTCATAacattgaaaataatatagaaaactACGAAACAACGATAAAGGCAATTTTACAGGATGAGGATAAAACGAACatgttaattttaaaagacaTTGATGGAAATATATCACATaaagatattataaaatttttgaatgaaatatttgaaaaacgTAATgttgattatatatatttatttaacgaTATAAAAGGATCAAATAAACGCAAAGGATTTTGCTTTAttgaatttaataatttaaaagctatcgaaaaaatgatgaaagaATTAGAaggaaattattatattagttttcaaaataattatttaaaaattgattatataaaagaaaaagaaaaagaatgtttttttcaatgtataaatttagctaaattaaatataaataaatcatCAGCTATTACTGGTAAAAATGTTATaccttattttaatttttttgttaattatattGATGCAATAGCAAATATTAATCTTAtgaattatacatatttccTTACATGGTCATctcaaattattatttttaaaaatgaaagacCTGCTCTAAccgaatttttttttgattataaTAGCCAATATTATTACCATCCTGTAtatcaaatttattttgataataatacaaaCTTTTACATGTCTCTTTCAAAAGGATATTACATGTGGAATGAAAAAGCCAAATGCTTAACGAGGTTTTACTTGGAAAATGAACAAGCAGCATATGacaaaaataacaataacgaATCTACAACAGTgcaaaataatttacaaacGCATGATGAACAGCTGGGGAAACCTGATCAGGCGAAGGGAAAGGAGCAGGAGGAGGATAATCTTATAATTTCAAACAGTATTGTGAGTGGTCAGGTGTTAAGCGGCAAAAATGTGGACAATCATAATTTATGCGGTAAAAGTATGAACGGTCAGAATTTTAGCGGTGAAAATATGAACGATCAGAATTTTTGcgataaaaatatgaacggCCAGAATTTTTGcgataaaaatatgaacagtcAAAGTGAAAATACAATTCTTACGAAAGTATCAAACCTCGTAGAAAAAGCGAAAATTATTGCCTTGGcatccaaaaaaaatatggaacaAATGAATATGAATGAAACTAGTGGTTccaatttagaaaaaaaaagcaaagagataattaaaaaacactTTTCTACCGATTCAGCAGATGAGGAAAATGATTTTTCGGACAAGGaagaattacaaaaaaaaggactTCACGgaaatttgtataatataaatagacAGTTATATAAGGaacaaaaaagtaataataatagtaaatgCAATAGTAATGACCATAGCAATAGTAACAGCAATAGCAATAGCAACAGCAATAGCAACAGCAATAgcaacagtaataataataataatgataataatgataattcgAAATATGTTAGCAAATCAAACAGTTGTAAcgaaaattcttttaaaactGATACGACTAGAGGGGATGGAAAATTGTACAATCATACGATGCTCGCAAGGAACTTGAATAAAAGTAGTaccaataacaataacattgacattaatgaaattaataatgCTAACGACAAAGTAGGAAAAAGCGACAGTTTTAATCAACTCTCTAATAATGActgtaatttaaatatttgttttgtatGCTTACGAAAATTTGTAAATGCAGACCTTCTGCAAAGGCATGTAGATACCTCTgcattacataaaaaaaatttggaagCTGTAATGAATATTGTTACTGTCACATGA